taattttgttgtttttgtcatttttattattttttactttttaataatatttttattatttcatagatttaattattttagtatttcaaATTAAAGTAAATCGGAAATGAGAAAAGTTATAAAACTTGTGTCTTGTGTGATGTTTGTGTCAGTGTGATGTTTGTgtatgtcagtgtgtgtgtttgtgtcaatgtgtgttttttgtgtgtgtgttctctccTGTCTTTAAATCTCAGCCTTTAAGTCATAAATGTTttcttctgtgttttttttttttacttcagaaCAATAACTGAcagaaacattttatatttttattaaatattattttcagaaaaaaagttacaaaataaaataaatacaacaaataatatcaataaattattatgCTTTTATTACCAATAATAGTACTATAATGTATCTCTAAACTTCATAAACACTTCTGACATAGATTGATGGTAAACATTAGtaatttattaatcattttctATTTATTCTGTCTGATTCTTTCAGGACTATCAGGAGTCAAATCATGATGACATTTACAAAAGCAGAATTCAGTAAGTTTGTAAGACATCATCTTGAAAGATAAGAACATCAGACTGAACACAAACTTTACTTCTGTAATATCTGCTcaataaaacactgacattcaTCAGTGTTTCATCAGGGCACGTGTTTGAATATTGATATTTCTCAATGTTTCctttcacatttttactttttcttaGTTTATTATACGCTTCAAAGGCTGATCGATTTACTGTTTAACTGAGAACTGACCCGAGTCTCGGTCCGAGAGAAACACTGTTTATACAGACGTCTGACCTCAGATCAGTGTTTGTCTGCCGTCTGATTCTCACTGTGTCAGTCTGACATCATGTTTACGTCTCAGTTTGATGTCCGTGTTCGGAGTGTTTAGGATCTCACACAGATGTTATTGCAGATTGTTTGAGTCTTTTATTGTTGGGTGTGTCGTGCAATGATGATGTGTTCAGAAGTTTTCATTCTTCAGACACTGTTTACCCCGTTCTGCTatttctgatatatatatatttggccTGTGTTTGATTGTTTTGCGTCTGTTTCTAATCCTGCTCGTCTGAGGAAGTATCACACATTGTGTTTGGTGGACAAACAGGATGAGACGCTCAGACGGGTTTTTCCCCGCGAGTCCAAATCAACCTGAAACTGTTCCGGTGTAactgttgctgtttgagcatgaaaaatctCAACAagttcttctctatatcagtgtttcTGAAACGCCTTGAGTTctcgtcacaatattcctcatttaaataattcatacgcacaataaaggggcggggcctgcttgagtttgttgaagctggcggttatggtaaggggcgggacatttcccaaaacaccaatcacaacacactgctccagccgaccaatcagagcacattgtgcttttcagaaggaggggcttcatagagacaggaactaaacagagcgttactgacagactgggaagagaggagctgaacaatggagaatatgaggaaaataatcaacattcaatctagtagagcacaaaaacaacatcaagactttgtgaaagagcataataggtcctctttaaatataaaattaaatatgtctCCTCACGGAGCTCATTTGCTGATCCTGAAAGCCCCAAAGTAGCTTCCTTCGGCCTCCGGGTCGAGCATCCATGAGTTGGAGACGCTGACGTACACGGCGTCTCCGTCCCGCAGTGGGAACAGACCGGCCTGCTGGTGGCAGCACATGTCGTACGCTCCTCTCCTCCAGCTGCGCGTGCTGCCGGTCTTCATCAGCACTGTCCTGGAGGGGGCGCTGTGAGTCACTCGCTCCTGGAACACGTACTGGATGAGCTGGACGGCATCAGACGCGCCCGGGCCAGAACTAGCCTCCGTCTCCAGGCTCTCGTAGTGACGGAAACAGGTTTTGGCGTATATGTAGTACAGCCCTGATTTCTGGACAAGGATTCGTCCGTCGTGGTATCCGAAGCGTGACAGATGACCCTGATCAGCGTTCCAGTGGATGATCGTGGCACGAATGTTCCCTGAGAACGACAGTATAACATTCACACACGCACCAGAAAACTGATAATacactattaaaaaaatatatttttttgtcatttaccaGCACAAATATCTGAACATTCTTAAAGCAgaggttgattatgatttgacttttttaactttagttagtgtgtaatgttgctgtttgatcataaacaacatctgcaaagttacaatgcaaagagagatattttcttttacagaaacgGCTGGTATgaactacaacgagcttcttcccgggctagtgacatcacaaaccctaacatttacataaaccccgcccccgagaacactcagcaaagggggcggggccatgttgggcagctttagagaagaggaagagttgttgtagtcgagtgttgttgtcatgccgtcattttacaccaaacgagggtcaattcaacacaaaagatgaacatgacggcacatgctagtggatgagttgaatcaactccacagcaactacatcaatttatccactaaccattcagaaacgtctaaaagttgtaacttcttcctgagtctctccatcagtgtcg
Above is a genomic segment from Chanodichthys erythropterus isolate Z2021 chromosome 21, ASM2448905v1, whole genome shotgun sequence containing:
- the tnfsf11 gene encoding tumor necrosis factor ligand superfamily member 11 → MDTAVNARVTVAVSVIGFLQLVSAVTLLLHCTGFITQDPGWISSFTAFSNVSDLFQMDSVTELKNHSEAVIKDTVVSERSARQKHRETAAAAHLPIKPSRQTHRNIRATIIHWNADQGHLSRFGYHDGRILVQKSGLYYIYAKTCFRHYESLETEASSGPGASDAVQLIQYVFQERVTHSAPSRTVLMKTGSTRSWRRGAYDMCCHQQAGLFPLRDGDAVYVSVSNSWMLDPEAEGSYFGAFRISK